The DNA sequence TCATGGTGAAATGTTCTGTACTCAAACTTGTGCCTTTTTCCTGATCAAAATCATCTGTCCCACTGGATGAGTGTGACTGTAATATTCGGAAGGAAAGGAACCATGAAGGAGATGAAACAAGGAGCCTTTGCTGTCTCCTGTTTCTTCCACGGTGGAGCCTTGATGAGAACAAGCTGATGGACGGATGCACAAAGACACACCTGTTGCTCCTTTTCGCCGTCCGGGAACATGAAAGTGGGACGCCGGACTTTATGATGAGCAACAGTACGCTTGCTCTTTTCTCAATGGACAATATTCCACTGTGCTCTcacgaggggggaaaaaagcctcctctttctctctctctctctcgctggcTCTCTCTGTGGCCTCACAAGGAAGTAATTGTCTGACAAGTGCTTATCTCTTGGCACTcccctttcttttcattttggaatcAAGCTGCAGCAGAACACTAAACAGTGGCTGATGTCGGTCTGGGCTGGAAGGACAACGAGGGCCTGTGTCGGACCGCGTGATGCGTCGTTCATTGTTCTGTTGTCATTAAGGTGACAAAGAGATGCTAATTATCGTGGTTGCTtccatctgtttttttgtttcgttttgcaTTGCTGCCTTCGTCCCAGCTGAGCCAGTGTTATTTTTGCTTCACACGCGCCAACTAAATCTTCAAATTGTCCCTCTCAGAGGTCTACCTGCTGGAGATTTTTTGGGGCGAATTTCtgtcaagtttttattttatctctATTCCAATGTGTACTTTTCATGTCAAGAGGATTTGGGTTTTGACATGAAAAGCCATAAACGAAGCGTGTACACTATCAATTAACACAGTAGCACCATGCCTTTTGTTCTGCCACGTCTGCTAATCAATCACTTGTTTAGATTCTTTGgacgtacagtatgtgcaagcttactagaacagctgaactttatttagggttcatcagagacactttaaatggtggcaggtgtgtactGACGCCAACTTAGCATGAGTTTGCATGTGATTGATTTAATTCTAAACACAGCCACTTCCATTCTCAAAaagatttaatttctttttcaaatgagTTCTACAGTTAAacattaatgggggggggggggagggggggtaaaCTTAAAATGATTCATTGTCATCAAAAACCAGGCATTTGAACAACGGTGTGTCGACTTTTAATATCCACTCGACCTCAAACTTGATTGTCATTTTTGTCCTCTCTAACAATATCATTTAGTGATTATTTCAGACACTTTTGCTCACCCTctgttcttttgtttatttgaaatgATTGAGGTTCTCATGAAAAACAATTCTTGTATTTTTGTCcagacataaataaaatgatgataGAACAACTTTGAAACAGTTCTTACACTGTATCAACATGTATATAGTATTGTTTCTTTCAGACACACAGATACGACCAATAAAAGTCAAGTGcttaaaatgtcatccaaatgtggaaaaaaatgctacatttgATGTTCAGCTGACTATTTCCAAATGCGAAGAGATACTGCCAtctagtgtttttttccctctataaTTAATTTATGGAatactataaatatatataatagtcgTAAACGAAAACATCTAGTCCTAACCCTTTACTCTCTGAATAGTTTTTAACttatattttataatgtcaTAGACCGCACAATATTTTCAGATGTATACATGTATCTAAATAATAAGTTCGTACTGTatacatttgtgaaatattataaATCCAAATAGATACATCATTATATAGcatacatctttttttgtgtgctacaTGAATTGTATTAAATGCTTTTCTACTTTAAGTATTTTTGTACCTCCCAGTGTTCCGTACGCGGCCTTATGATTCCACACCGGAAGTGACGAAGTCCTTTCTCCTTCAGACTTCAACATGGTGAGCACTATTCAATGGCCGTTCTTCTCTCAAATCATCCTGAAACATCACCTTTTCGCGTTGTATTCCCCGAAACATAAATAGACGAGTTTAAAATACGACGTCTTATAATGTTTCTAAAGTCTATATTTCCGTCCAAAGACGCGACTGTCGTAGCGGATTTTGAGCTTTTGCTCGacggtgtcttttttttttttttttttaccccgtAGCGTTAGCCTCGCCTCTGCTATCCCTCTACGATAATGGATTCACGCAACCGCGTTATAAATGTGGCGTACGTGTACGTGTAGCTGCCAACTATGTTGGTGTGAAGTGGTAAATTCTCCATTCGTGTTCATCCGTTTGCCGGTCCAGGCCACGGCCGGGATTGCTAACTGCTCTTGCTAGTCAGTAACGCTTAACCGGGCTCGGCGAGTGGAGCCACGCGTCCTTATATTCACGTAAAAAATGTACGCTTGAAATTTTGTAGCGTGTTTTTAGCCATCTTAAGCTGCTTGACAGTAACTCTTGCGCTTAAACAAAATCTatatgagtgtgtgcgtgtttgttgtACATACTGATTGTCCAAATATGCTAATGTTCCATTCTCTCAACTCTGTAATGTCAAAATTTTTCCCACTGATCCCCTTGCTAATAATTCCGGAGCATAATACTACACTGGAatcatcatttatttaatttctgtcCAAGAAAAAGCCTGTTTGTAATGTTTGATGATGTCACATTTATCTTGTTTACTTTGTGGAGACTAATGGAACAGTGAAGAGCCCTGtgtggatgaataaagtaaCTAAAATGATGTCGTGGtgaacaatttatttatttattttaacagttcAAACAGGTCGGTTATGTATGGTAAGGTCATGAGGCGAAGTTTGAAGACTGTTCGGAACTAGATAGTTCAGACAAAAAGTGATGGAGGGCTTGTTTGCTCTGCTTTTTCTTTACCGCCCTTCCGATTTCTGTCCTCCAGGCCAGAGGACCGAAGAAGCACCTGAAGCGCGTCGCGACGCCGAAGCACTGGATGCTGGACAAGCTCACTGGAGTGTTTGTAAGTAGCCTTTCCTCTCACGTTCGAGTCTCCATTTTGGTATGGGATCCCGAAAACGTGCGCTTTCTCTCAGGCTCCTCGTCCTTCCACCGGCCCCCACAAGCTGAGGGAGTGCTTGCCCCTCATCATTTTCCTGAGGAACCGTCTGAAGTACGCCCTGACCGGGGATGAGGTGAAGAAAATCTGCATGCAGAGGTTCATCAAGGTTGACGGCAAGGTCCGCACTGATATCACCTATCCTTCGGGATTCATGGGTGAGTCTGTCCATTTGCTGtggagttcaaataaaaaataaaaaaaattaaaaacatttatgcaGGGCTGTCAAAAAGCAATGAGCCCAATTTAACTTAaccgactaaaaaaaaaatttaaaagtcaGAAATGTTCACGGTTTGCAGTTTAAACActtgtttgaattattttttttccccccgttttAAACCTTTCCTcgtcctgtcagccattttggaaatggcaTTGTTTGATGCCTGTCAGAGGGAGAGatctgtgattgaatttcttgctttggaaggggaacccccaataaacattttcaaaaggtttgcaaaatgtgtacggagaagctgcaataggctacagcCCTCACCAAAACTTGTGTTCAGTGTAACGCCACAGAATGAAATATTTGTCATTGGCAAGGTGAGATGGTGACGGCACAAATGACAGCGGCCGTCAAAATGTTCACATGTGGAGCAATGATGACGTTGTGCTTTTGACAGCAATGAAAAAAGACAGTCCTCTAAGAAGTTCTGAGCTCCGCagttacagtgaacccctgtttatgGCTTTACTGTTGTGTTAATAATGTTCCTCAAGTTACTCTTGGTTGTGTTCAATCAAAATGTCGGGTTTGTTTATTTCAACGCAGATGTGATCAGCATCGAGAAGACTGGCGAGTACTTCCGTCTGATCTACGACGTGAAGGGACGCTTCACCGTGCACCGCATCACCGCCGAGGAGGCCAAGGTAAGAAGCCGGCTCGCCGTCTCGACCGCCTTGTGACGCTGCGCTGTCGCTCCGCAGTACAAACTGTGCAAAGTGAAGAAGATTCTGGTAGGCACCAAGGGGATCCCCCACCTGGTGACCCACGACGCCCGCACCATCCGCTACCCTGACCCCCTCATCAAGGCCAACGACACTGTGCGCATTGACCTGGCATCCGGCAAGATCACCGAATTCATCAAGTTTGAAACCGGTAGGTTCCGGAGCTCGCGGCCCAGAACCAATAGGACTGTCTGCTTAATGAGCTCCGCCCCGTCCCGCAGGTAACCTCTGCATGGTGACAGGAGGCGCTAACTTGggcagaatcggaatcatcacCAACAGGGAGCGCCACCCCGGCTCCTTCGACGTGGTGCACGTCAAGGACAGCACTGGGAACAGTTTTGCCACCAGGCTGtccaacatttttgtcattggcAAGGTGAGATGATGATGCCCCAAACACCGTTAACTGTTAAACTTGGAGCAACGATGACTTTGTGATTTTGACAGCCATGAAAAAACACGACTGAATCCTCTAAGAAGTTCTGAGCTCCTCAATCGCAgcgaacccccgtttatcgcagTCAATACGTTTCACACCCACCTGCTAATGGTGAAAAGCTGCCATATAGAGAGCATATATGAAACCATTTTTatgaacaggtttaacactGGTTTTATCAGATTTAAACTTAATAATTAAGAAATGCTAAACATTTTCCTGAGCACCTTTTCTCCCTCTCACTTTGAcagttttcaaaataagagacaaagtgcttgcttcaagcttttttggactcagttgaagtttactgtaaaaaaaaaaaaaaaaataatcacaaaattGAAGATAAATATTGCCCAGTTAAACACGGAAATGTTAAAGCATACTATCATTTTGTAAAGACactcgcttaatgctaacatacaatgtgAAAATGCCACAGACGGGCTAACTGAAATTAGCGTACATGTTCAGGTAATTATAAAGATCCAAAAAGCTGCTACTTAAACACACGATCAGCACATGCAAAGTATCAGcaatactcgcaggcatatTCGTGACTCTGGGAATGGCGGGCATTACTGGATGATTgtaggggaccttctctgcttcCATCCTCTTATTAATTGCGGTCCATCTATATCCAGTCGAGTTCAGTTCTGCCTGGCATGTCGTGACTCATTTGTGATACAACACTTGAAGTCGCACAACTTGAAATTTAAGAAGCCATAAAACTACCGGTTCAAACTCAGCGATGTTGCGGGGTCGCAGAAACTAAACTGCCACATTGCTGTGGCACTGCTGTTCACGGTAAATGATGAGTTCTGACGCGAGGGCACGGATTTCATTTCAATCATGAAAATAATATCCCTTGTCTCCAGGGCAACAAGCCCTGGGTGTCCATGCCCAGTGGGAAGGGAATCCGACTGACCATCGCCGAGGAGAGGGACAAGAGGCTGGCCGCCAAGCAAAGCAGCAGTTAAAATGTTCAACACCATCCCctggttttcaaaataaaaaatgttatttacaaaacatgcatggtttctcctttttttcttttaaaatgccCCATCTCATGCATCTTTTCTCCGTCAACCCATCCTCCAAATGTCCTCATCCTcacacgctctctctctctctctctctctctctctctctctctctctctctctctctccctcgctgTGTTCCAAACCAGCGCTGCTCCATATGTTTACTGCGGCGCTCCAGCCCCAGAAATCTGGCACGCGCTCCGTCCTGTGTCTCCGTCTGTCGTGACTTCCCTTCGTAGCCACTCCTCTCCCAACAGGATGTACAATACCGTGCCCGTTTTTTGGGTACCAAATGTTTCATGCTTCAGCAGCGAGGCAAAATCATCTGTGACACAAGTGGGCACTAAAGCAACCACAGTTGATTTAGCACACTTGAAATTAtggctaaatatttttttttttgtactttgagACAGGTACAAGAGTCCCATGGGCAAAATCAGGAGGCGAATCCTCTCCTGGCAAGTGTGTCACAAGATGGAAAAGGTATGAACATTTTATAATCACGGTTGGGGCCAAATGCAGGATTTTCACTGTATTGCCGTAAGAAATGTGAATGCAACACATTTGATTCAgaataccaaaaaaataaaaatactgcgTCCCTGTcataaattcaatatttatttgtgttcaagTGATGACATACAGgtgagtttattttttacattttattattttttttttagtacagtgACACAGCataacaaatatttaagttGAACATAGTGTTGTCGAAATGACTTCTtgatgctacaagatggcagcaaagtgcGACGTCAAGCTCCTCAActgacttcaacatagttccttggctcCAAAGGGAGACGGATTCCCcgccccaaattttttttttcaaggactttTTGTCAAGTCCATCACCTACTGCACAGGAAAACAAATGTTACCGGTGTAGATTTTCCTCTCTTTTGCAGACGCTGCCAGGTTCCTGTCAAACAAGAGAGTCGCCTCCTCGGAATCTTACTCAAATAAGACTTTTGCATCACTCCATGTTGAACTTCTTGCCCCCGCGAACGCCTTCCTCTGCACAACAGACCGCCGctggaacaaaaaaacattgaggtGGGCCCGGTTCATGTCTGGGAGGGGTTGCCGAAGGGGGCCCGAGGGGCTGCGCCTGATGACCAGATGTGGGGATGTTTTcaggctgggggggggggggggggggcagtgggaGATCGGGGTACTTTCCTGCGAAAATATGCGAATGTTGACACTATCCAGATCTTTGCTCGAACATTTGACTTGTAGTTTTGCTGCAGGCACTTCCTTTCCACATctaagtattgctttggcgccatcttgtagcatAAACAAACTATGTTCAAGTGAGCTGAGAAGCTTCTTGTATTGAGCAATTACAAATGTTTC is a window from the Phycodurus eques isolate BA_2022a chromosome 23, UOR_Pequ_1.1, whole genome shotgun sequence genome containing:
- the rps4x gene encoding small ribosomal subunit protein eS4, with product MARGPKKHLKRVATPKHWMLDKLTGVFAPRPSTGPHKLRECLPLIIFLRNRLKYALTGDEVKKICMQRFIKVDGKVRTDITYPSGFMDVISIEKTGEYFRLIYDVKGRFTVHRITAEEAKYKLCKVKKILVGTKGIPHLVTHDARTIRYPDPLIKANDTVRIDLASGKITEFIKFETGNLCMVTGGANLGRIGIITNRERHPGSFDVVHVKDSTGNSFATRLSNIFVIGKGNKPWVSMPSGKGIRLTIAEERDKRLAAKQSSS